The Bradyrhizobium diazoefficiens genome contains the following window.
AACGATGCAGGAGCACACGCGCTGATCACTTCGCAAGCAACGGGGCCCACGCATCGGAATCGGTGGGGCCGCCGGCTCTCGAAATAGTATGCGTCTCCTGGTCCGAGAATTTTTCGTTCATCGCCGACAGTCACTTCGAGTCGACCAGTCAGCACGATCCCACCTTCTTCTCCGTCGTGCGTAAGCGGGACCTTGCCGGTATCCGCGCCCGGTGAGTAACGCTCCTTCAGTAACTGGAGAGTGCGCCCAAATAGGTTCTCACCGACTTGTCGGTACGAAATCTTGCCCTTCCCAATTTCAACGAGATCATCTGATTGATAGAAAGTCTTGATCGTTCGCTCAGGTTCGAGCGCGAAGAATTCAGACAGTCCAATCGGTATCCCGTCCAGTATCCGTTTGAGAGCTCCGACTGACGGATTCGTTTGGTTCGACTCGATCAACGAAATGGTCGAGTTTGGAATGCCCGCTCGCTTGGCAAGCTCTCGCTGTGAGACCTTGCAACGCAGACGCAAGTACCGCAGTCTGTTTCCAATATCGACGCTCATTTCGGTGGGGCCAAGCTCATACTACTTCGGGTCAAGCAATTCATCAGTCGACTGGCTTAGTACGCCATGAATCGACGACGCTTTGAGCGTCGCGGTATTGATTCGTTGGGCGAGTATCTTGAGCTCGTTCGCGAGCACGCCAAAGCCCTGGCCGACTTCACCCACGCGGGTCACCTCAATGGCGGCGTTAAAAGCCAGCATAGTTGTCTGACGGGATATTGTGCGAATTTCGCCGACAATTCCGTTGATTCTGGCGAGACCTTCTTCAAGGCGGCCCTGTCGTTCAGTCTGCTGCTCGATGAGCGATGCCCGGTCCTTTTCTGCCTGTATATTCGTCATGACGCCGACCGTACGCAGCGGTGCTCCACTGGCGGAACGATGTGTAGACCCTTGCGACCTGAACCATCGGTAGACGCCATCAGCGCATCGCATGCGCGCCTCGACGTCATATTTCCTGTCGAGGATCGAAAGGTGCTGGTTGAAGTCCTGAACCACCCTGTTTTTATCGCCGGGATGCAAACGTGAAGACCAACTCTCAAGGCTGTCTGGAAAGTCAGCCGTTGTTTGAAATCCTAGCAAAACTCTGTACTGTGGTGAATACCAATACGCATGGTCCTTTCCATTAGATGCGAATTCGATATCCCAGATTCCATCGCTGATCAGCTTCTGCGATAAACGAAAGCGCACCAGCGCTCGCTCAAGCTCGACTTCGCTACATTTGTCGGACTTCGACGATTCTTGACCCATAGCTGCATTCATGTTGTCGCGCTCGCCGATCGAAGACGGCTATCGATTTCAGCAATAGAACTCCCATATCGCCTTCTCTGCAGGCGCAAACATATTCCGCTGAGTTGGCGAAGTAGTTTTATATGTCACCGTGCAGCATCTCATCGGTTGAGCGTGACCTGGATTACCCGGTTATCTCGGTGGCATAGTTCCGGGCGGAAACGCCGAAGCCAGCCGCTCCATATTTTATGTACGGTAGCCTTTTTGCCGGGTGGCAAAATCACCATGTGACCATCGGACATGCTGAGCCTAGACCGACAGGCACAGTTGGAAGGAAAACCGGCAACCGTACAGGTGCATCCACCGAAACAGTGGACTGGACGGAAATTGGGAGGCGAGCATGCAGGTTGAATGTGCGAGCGTCCGGCAATACGTCTGACGAACGCAAGCTCGCCTTAGGATCGGCAGGATACCGTGCATTGCAGAAAATGCGGCACTCCCGTCGCCTTCGGATCGACGCGCGCATTGAGCGAGGACACGGTCCAATACTTTCTGGGTTTGACCTGACACCAAATAGCTATTTGTGGCGTGCAGTCTGCCTGACAGATCAATCGTTGGCGAACTGGCGGCGCGCGCCGTCGCCGGCGTATGGGATGGCACTCCGCACGGACTGGATAAGGTTCTCGCGTTACTGCGGGCGCTCGGAGATCTCAGAGGCTAGTTTCGTTCGATCCTGGGCGCCAGCTCACCGCGGTCAGGCTGCGGTGAGCTGCCACTGGAGCAACGAAAAAGGCGGCCTGGATTCGACGTGATGTTCGAACACACCCTCGACGCCGGCGCCGATGATGACGGCCTGCATGGGATCGCCCAGCAGGTTGCCGATCATTCGCACGCCGCCGGCATGAGGTATCTCCACCAGGACGGCGACGTATGGACCATGGTGCCTGAGCGCGGCGTGGGAGGGATGCCAGACGCGCTCCCAACTGAAGATCCGGCCGCGTGATTCGATCTCGATCCATTCGGGATCGAAGCATGGCACCGGTGACAGACCCACTCCGGCCCGAATTGCCATGAGTCGCAATGACTGCACCGTTGCGCCATCAGGCGGCTCTCGCGCAGTCCCGCCCAGTACGGGGCGGACAGCCCGTCCGGCTCCGCCACCGGAATCGGCAGGCGTCGGGAAGATAGGTCGGACTTCTGCGGCCACTCATAGCGTCGCCTCTGAGCCGAGAAGGAGATTGCTGGCCGGCGCCGCCGATGACCATCGCCGCCTCGTTTCGCGTCGCCTGATTGGTCGAGGTACCACGCACCTGGCGCACGGCCTCGAGCACCAGCGTGCATGTAGCATTCGGCAAGATTACCGCCGCTGGTGTTGAGCGGCAGCCGTCCGGACGGCGCGATGAGGTTCTCGAGCCTAAGGAATTCATTCGCCTCGTCCGGGTTGAAGAAGCCATGATCGGCCAAGGCCATCGCCACGCCACCAGTGAAATTCTCGTTGGCCTGCACCACGCCGACATCGGAGGGGCCAAGACCAGCCATGCGGTAAAGGTCCGGCGCTACCGTCTCGAAGCTGGCACAGGCATAGAGCGGTGAATTGTGCGGAATGGCGCCGGTGCGATGTCCCGATCCGACCGCCGCCCCGAGGAGATAAGCCGGCTTTTGCCTGAAGTCGCCCGCGCGCTCCTCGGGCACCATAACAAGGACGAAACCACTCGGATCGAGGTATTTAGATTGCCAGGTACTATGAAGCGTCGTCGCAAGAATCGTGGCATGCCGCCGCCCGCGACGTTTGATATCGATACGCTGCCAGGCAGCTCCAATTTGACGGCATTGGAGGTGGCCGCGGTCATCCGGCGCACGCCCGGAGCGCTGGAGCAGTGACGGCGCGATCCGAACCACGCGCTGAAATGGCGTTACGTCGACGGGCGCCCGCTCTATCGCGCCGACGCAGTGCGCGACTATCTGGCTGGGCGCGATAAGAGCACTAAGCGCCCTCAGCCGCATAGTGCTCGCGGAGACGACCAAGCAGTTCGGCTTTGATGGAGTCGAGCGGATTGGTCCGCTGCAGGCGCACAACCTTGCCGACCCGTTTCGCGCCGACCAACTGTGCGATGTAGTCGTGAGCGGCTTCGAACGCCATCTTGCGGATGATCCACTGTTCGTCGTGATTGTAGACCTGATCGATTCCGCGCGGCTTTTGTCCGACACACAGCCGCTGAATTTCGTTGTCATAACCGCATCGGGACATGATGGTGCGCAAGCTGCGCCTCAAGTCATGCATGGTAAACCTGGCGACGCTCGCTTCCTTGATTAGGCGGCTGACCATCTTGGTGAAACCCGACATCTGGCCGCCGGTCTTCGGTGACGGGAAGACGTGGTCGGAGGTTGCGCGCTGGAAATGCTTTGCGGCTGCAAGCACCTCGTCGACGAGGTGAGTGCGGGGCACATCGTGGTGCAGCCCCATCTTGGTCCATGCCTCATCGAAGGTAATGCGGTCCTCCATGACGTGCTTCGACCACTGGATCATTGTTGGCTCGCTACGACGCGGACCACCGAGCAGGCACAGGCGTGCTAATAGCCCGAAAGCTCCGAGCTTGCCGGATGCATGCCAGACCTTGATGATCTCCTCATCGGTCAGCGCGCGGCCCTTGGATCGGCGTCCAATCCTCTGCGCACGGGTTTCCTTGGGCGCGCGATAGCCGGCGAGCACGTTATGCTCGACGTAACCTTCGCCGACACACCATTCGAGGAACGTGTGCACGTGCTTGCGCAAGTCCTTAGCTGCGCCGCGCTTGCCGGTGTTGGCGATCTTGTCCACCGCCGCCATGATTTGCCGCCGCGTCAGGTCGCCGATGGCCAGATCCACATGGACCTTGAGACCCCGTCGCAGCGCCGACATTGCTGGCTTCCAATTGACGACTTGGCGTCCAGTCAGGGACGTTTCGTAGGGGCCGTCCTCAATGATCAGGTTCGCCAGCGTCGTGCGCTCCCTCTCGGCCAGCTGTTGCCGCTTGGCCTCACGCTTGGCGTCGTTCGGATCGCCCCCCTTGACCACCTCGCCAGCGGCGATGATGGCGGCCTGGCGCGCCGCCTTCTCATTGAACTTGGGCCATGCACCCAACGTCTTGCGATGCGTGCCCCTCGCCCCAGGCTTGGTGAACAGGTAGACCCAAGTCCGGCCGCCAGTGGCGCGCATCCTGATCGCCAGCCCAGGCTGCTCTGTGTCGTGCAGATAGTGCTGCGACTTGCCCGACGGCAGCGTGGCCGCACGGATCACCGCGTCGGTAAGCCTCAGGTAGTTCGTCCTCACTCCAGCGCTGAGGTCTTTGTCGCTCGCTTCCATCTTCCCTGCCCTCTCAGTGTCCCCCGCGACACGCCCAGAGGAGGCCCGAGAAATGGGTCACAACCCCGTTCGCTCCATGTTCCCGGCTCTTTTGTGCCCGGAGGGAAAAATCACGGAGGGGCACAGCGGGGGCATACAAAATATGGGATGTCCAGCCATGGCCAACTATGGTCGCATGTGGATTATTAACCCCATATCGCAGGGGTTTTTGCAATTTTACTATGGCGGAATTTGGTTGGTTGCGGTCTACAAATTGTGGTTCACACGGGAGAGGTCCAAGGTTCGATCCCTTGTGCGCCCACCATTCATCGTCGTGACACTGACCGGTTGCGGACGATCGCTGAGGCGTGGCGGCTTTTGTCACCCGCTCCAACGAAAAGTCGAAAACAACCCCATGCACAGTAGCCGACATCAGTCGGATTTAATGGGTTTCTAATTTTCCGAATTAGATTTGACACGTCGGGCAAAACACCGGCAGGATGGCATCATCCGACCTACTTGATCGACAAAACCTCGATCTCCTGCGCGCCCGCCCCCACGACATCGCCGACGCCCTTCCCCATCAGCGACCTCGCAACCGGGGACACGAACGAAATCGACCCCGCCTTCGGATCGGCTTCATCTTCTCCGACGATGCGATAGGTCTGCACGCGGCCGTCGGCGCGGCTGAAGGTCACCGTGCTGCCGAAGGCGACCGTCTCGTTTGACACCGGATCGGGGACCAGTTGCGCCGTGCGCAGCCGTTCGGCCAGATAGCGCGCGTCGCGCAAGGGCACCGCCGACTGCCGGCGCTTTTCGTTGACGTCGTCGATAGCTTGCGCGGCCTCATAGGCCGCGCGCGCGTCTTGGAGCTGCGTCTGCAACGCCTGCAGGCCCGCTTCCGTCACCAGATTTGGATGCGGCGAGATCGGACGATCCGGCAACAGCGTTTCGGACGCCGTCTCGGCGCTCTCTTCTTTGGTAAAGGCGACGCTCAACTCGAATATCCCGTCGAACTGTTTTGGAGTCCCGGACTATAACTCAAGTTCGACGAAACGGCGCAGCTTGAAGACGATGTCGGGCAGCGCCTGGCGGAACCGGGTTGCGTTCCGGAAATTGGTCGAGAACGGCGCGAACGTGATCATCGCATTCCAGTGCCGATAGCCGTAGACCGTGACCGAGACGCCGGACGCCGGAAAATCCTCGATCTTGCGCAACTCGCCGAGCACGAGATCGGCAATCGCGTCCGCCGGCAGAAGTCGCTTGCCATCGGGCGTCAGGGATTGACTGGCAGGCGCGACCGGCTTCGCAGCGGTCACCGCTTCATCGGGTGCATCCTGGAGCTTCGGAGACTCCGCTTCCGGGATTTGGGCCACGTCCGGTGCTGGTTCGGCCGCCGGCGCGGCCGGCATGACGTCAGCAAGCGGCGGCGGGCTGGCGGCCTCTGCACGCTTGTTGCCGCCCAGGATGCTGCTGATCATGGCCACAAGGCCAGCATCCTTCGCATCGTCGCTCATCACAGCTTCCCCCCGGCTTGGCCTACTGTAACACCGGCACCGTAGGCCGCCACAGGGTCAGCCGATCGGATCGAACCATCGCTCCTGCATGGCTCCCAACCAGTCCCACCGCGGCGCAAGACGGGGAGCAAGACGGACAGCACCTGGCGCCGCGGTGCGATCCGTCACTGCTTCTCGAACGGAATATATTGCTGGTACTGCTTCGGCACGGAGCTGCGATAGCGCGCCGGAACGGTGCCGCTGTCGACCGAATGATCGATCTCCTGCTGCCGCGTCATCTTCTTCTTCGCTGGCTTCTTCCCTGCACTCTTCGAGCCGGCCGGCGGGGCCGAATTGTCGGTGGTCGCAGCCGGCGGGGTGGTCGCGGCAGGTGCAGGGGTCGCAGCAGGCGGCGTGGTGGCCGCGGCGGCCGGCGCCGCGCCACCTGCGGCCGGTGCGGTCTGCGCCAGCGCGAGCGATGTTTGCAGGATGAGCGCCAGCGCCGCAGTCGCAGCCAACAAATATGATCTTTGCATCAGAACCTCCAAAATGTCTGATCCCCAATGACGGAAGCGTAGTCCCGCGGGATCGTCGCGTGCAAGTCCGCCGACCATAGGCGGGACCCGGGCTGCAAACTGTGGCCGAGATCACATCCCGGGACGGCTTGGCCTGCGAGGCAGCGTACGCGTGCCGCTACAATTTTTACGCGAACACGATGTTCGCTACGACAAGTCGCTTCGCCGATTAGGTCGGCGAAGCTGACATTGCTTCGCGACGAAAATTTCGATGACGAGAATGTTATTCGGCATCGATGCGGGAAAAATTTGCAAAGCACATCCGCAGCTTGATCGCAACGCTTGCTCCTGGAACCGCATCGACGTCGCGCGATGTGTGAAGCAGAGGCTTGTGACGCCAAAATCCCCGATCTAGCTTCGCCTGCATATTTTATGATGAACAACTTTAGCTTTAGTTGCTTGCCGTCGTCACTTTTCATGGAGGAGGTACTTTATGAGCAGTCGTCACGCCATTACCCCGCGCGGTCTGAACGCCACCCGCTCGCCGTTGTCACAAGGCCGCTTCGGCCGCATGTTTCGCACTCTGACGCCGGCGAAATTCGGCCCGAACGAGGCCGACAACATCGCAAATCTCGCTGCGCTCGCCGACAACATGGTCGGCGATTTCGACGCCCCCAAAGACAGCCCCGACGCCGAGGAGAGCGGAATTCCCGCGCTCTATACCTATTTCAGCCAATTCGTCGATCACGACATCACCTTCGACCCGGTGAGCTCGCTGACCAAGCAACAGGACCCGGACGGGCTCGTCGATTTCCGCACGCCGGCGCTCGATCTCGATAATCTCTACGGGCGTGGCCCGAACGACCAGCCCTATATGTACGACAATAGCGGCAAGTTTCTCCTCGGCGAAAACTTGACCGGCACCGGCGTGTCCAACGCCTTCGACCTGCCGCGCTTCAAGGGCCGCGCGCTCATCGGCGATCCCCGCAACGACGAGAACAGCATCGTCTCGCAGTTCCAGGGGTTGATGCTGCGCTTCCACAACCGCATGGTCGACGACAATGAAGGGCTCTCCTTCGAGACCGTGCAGCAGCGCGTCCGCTTCCACTATCAATACGTCGTGCTGAACGACTTCCTGCCGCGGATCGTCAATGCCGGCGTGCTGAACGATCTCAGGACCGGCGGCCATTACGACCACAGCAAGCTCGCCTACTATCACTGGAAGACGTATCCCTACATGCCGGTCGAGTTTTCGGTCGCGGCCTATCGGCTCGGGCACTCGATGATCCGGCCCGGCTATCGGCTGAACGACGCCGACAACATGCTGCTGCAGATCTTCCCCGATCCCAACAACCCCGACAACAACGCGCTGACCGGCTTCCGCGCGATGGGTCCGGGCCGCGCCATCGACTGGGGCCGGTTCATCGACATCGACACCCGCGCTTATGGCGTCGAAGACGACAGCACCAATACGGACAACAAGCGGCGGCTGCAGTTCGCCTATCGCATCGACACCTCCCTGGTCGATCCGCTACGCAAGCTGCCGCCGGAGATCGCCTCCAATCCGTCGTCGCTGGCGCTGCGCAATCTCGAGCGCGGCTGGCGGCTCGGACTGCCGTCGGGCCAGGCGGTTGCCAGGGCGATGCACCAGACGCCGCTGACCGACGAGCAGATCGTCATCGGCCGGGCCGTCGACGGCCCCGACCCGACAGGCGATCCGCAAGTGCCGATCGCGTCGATTGCGAACGGCGTGTTCAGGGGCAACTGCCCGCTCTGGACCTACATCCTCGCGGAAGCTCGCCAGTTCCAGACCGCGGTCACGATCCCGGCCACCGGTGCGCCGGCGAGCGGCATCAACACGCCGCAGCTCGGGCCGGTCGGTGGACGCATCCTCGCCGAAGTCTTCCTCGGCATGATGTTCGGCGACGCCTCCTCCATGCTGTCACTCGACCCGAACTGGGCGCCGGTAACCGGTCCGGATTTCAAGCTGAAGGATCTCGTGACCTACGCGCTCGGCCAGGGCGCTCCGCTGCATTGAGCTGGTGACAATTGACGACAAGGCCGCTCGCGTCCCGTGGGCGGCCTTGCCAGCTAAAACGTGGATGAAATCAGGTTCTCGGGCTGTCTGTGGTTCGCCTCACCCGACGGCGACCGGCATTGGGCCAATGACGGACTCATGCAGCGCAACAAACATCGGGATCTATTCGATCACCTCGTCGGCCCGCCCGATCAGAGCGGACGGAACCACCAGGCCGATCTTCTTCGCGGTGCCAAGATTGATGACGAGTTCGAATCTTGTGGGCTGCTCCATCGGCGTCTCGCCGGCTGACTCGCTGCTAAGGGCCTTCTTGATAAGTCGCGCGGATTGGCGACACATGTCCTGCACGTTGGGACCATAGGACATCAGCCCACCGGCCTCCACAAATTCCCTGAAATTAAAAACTGTCGCGATGCCTTTGCTCACCGCGATTTCGTTCAGTTCACGCCGGCGAAGAAAGAACATCGGATCGTAGATGACGATTGCGCCGGTGGCGCCGGCGCTGGCGGCCTGCGAGAAAGCCGGAACGATCTCTTCGGGTTTAAGGACGGACTGCCGCAGCAATTCTATCGAGCTTGCCTTCGCTGCCAGTTCGATTTGTTTAAATTCGGCCACCGAGCGCTGATCATCCGGGTTGAGCATGACGACCAGCCGGGAGATCGATGGAAGAATCTCCTTGATAAGCTCGACGCGCTTGCCGTCCAAGTCGGCATTAATGCAGGTGACCCCGGTCAGATTTCCGCCCGGCCGGGAAAGATTCGATACAAGCCCCGCCGCGAGCGCATCACAGGTCACAGCGATGATGGGTATCCTGTCGGTTGCCTGCTTCGCTGCCTTCGCTGCCTGATCGCCGCTCGTGAAAATCAGATTGACACCCGAAGCGGCCAATTCGGCTGCAAGCGCAGGCAATTGATCGATTCGTCCGTTCGCATAGCGGCGTTCAAGGGAAATGTTTTTTCCCTCGATCAATCCCTGTTCGACGAGCCCCTGATAAAGACCCTTCAGATAGCCGGAAGACGCCTCCGATCCCGGCAGCAGCATTCCGATTCTGGACGGCTTCGGACGATCCTCGGCCTCGGCGCTGGCGGAAAACATTGCGTAAATTGCGACGATGAAAAGCACTAAGCGAATTGTCATGACGCTGTTTCGTAACGACACTGTTGCATATCGCGGACGGGGGACAGTACTGCCAAAGGACAGCTTGTGTAAGCGACGATGCGGTCTTTTTCGCCTGAATTTCCGATGCCGCCCGATGTCCGGGTTGGGTCAAAGGCCGACAGTCGGCCGGGTGGCGTCGAAGTCCGCTACGGGCCAGAAGCGGGGCGTCCTGGCGCCTAACGGTTGTTGTGGACTGTCCCGTCGCATCTGCCATAGTTGGCGATCCAGGCGGTCTCATTGAGGAGATCGAATAACGTCAGTTCTGGGGATGACATGCCATCGAACTTTGTCGCTAAAAGTGCGGATGGTTACGAAGCCATCATGGGACGCTGGAGCCGACGGTTGGCCATCCCTTTTCTTAAGTTTTCAGATGTGCCGGCCAAGGGCTGCGTTCTGGACGCCGGGTGCGGCACCGGTAGCCTAACCCAGGCATTGGCGGCTCACCGCGGCCTGACAGCGATTGAAGCTTTGGATTTTGACGAAAACTTCGTAGCAGCTTTGCGCGCACGCACCTCCGATCCGCGGATTACAGCACAAAGAGGCGACGTCTGCGCGCTGCCATATGCAAATGAAACGTTTGACTGCGTCTATTCCCTTCTGGTGCTCCATTTCGTATCTGATGCACATCGAGCAATCCGGGAAATGCGGCGAGTCCTACGGCCCGGAGCCACGGCTGCGGCGACCGTATGGGACACATACGGCGGTATGCCGAGTTGGCGCTTGTTCTGGGACACGGTCCGGGCGCTTGAGCCTGAGGCAACCGACGCAATACCCCGCAAGCGGCCAATGACAAGCGAAGGCGAGTTGCGCTCCGCATTCGAGAGTGCAGGCTTCAAGGAAGTCGTGGACACGATGCTCGCGATCCGTATGGACTACATCAACTTCGACGATTTCTGGCACCCAATGGTCTATGGCCAAGGATCATTTGGAACTCTTTTTGACGGACTACCTGAGGCGAGGCGCGATCGAATCCGCAGCGGAGTGCGAGCGGCCTATCTTGCTGGCGACAACGATGGCCCTCGTGGATTTGCAAGTATCGCTTGGGCGGTAAAAGGCACTGCCTGACTTCGCCGGTCGCCAATCTTGGCAGGTCCGCTTCGGGTCATAAACAGTCGATGCTGATCAAGCGGAGCGACTTCCGCTTTATCCTCAAAATCTGACGTTTATGAGTACAGGCCCTAATGCGCAGCCCCGAGGCCAATCTCTTTCAGCCGCGTCGCAAACCAGAGCGAGATCGGCTGATCAACGACGCCGCCGACATAGACCTCCGACATGGTGACGTCGTCCTTCGCCAGCACCAGCAGCACGCCGATCCAATAGGCGAACCAGATATGCGGATCGGTCAGCGCCTTCAGCTTGTGCTGGTCGTGCTCGAGCGGCGTGTGATTGCTCGCCTTGCGGATCTCGATCGTGAGCAGATTGTTCGGAATCTCGCGCTGGTGCACGACGACGTCGGGGTAGATCGACTTGCCGAGATGATCGTCGGTCGAGATGATGGTGCCGTGCGGCAAATGCAGCGTGCGCTCGCCAAGCCGGTCGTAATTGCAGTCGACCGCCCAGCCTGAAAATTGCCGCTCGAGATGGACGGCGAAACGGTGCGTGATCGCACGCTCGCCGATATCCTTCTCGAACAGGAATCCTTCATGGGTGTAGAAGTCCCGGAGCGCCGCGATCACCTTGTTCAGCTCGGTCTGCATCGTGCCTCCGGGCCCATCACGTGCGCTCAGTTGCGCCGTCTACCACTTCCGGGGCGAGAAGCGCGCGTGCGCGTCACACCCTCGGTGTCGTCCCGGCGAAAGCCGGGACCCATACCGCGAGGTCTATCGAGCGTACGCAGTGCGCGTACCAGCCCCCTAAGTCTTCGCCAAATTTCTCCCTGGGGTTATGGGTCCCGGCCTTCGCCGGGACGACGTGGAGAGAAAGCTTGGCCAACCCGCCCTACATCTGCACTTCGATCAGCCGCGGTCCGGGCTCGGCGACGGCCTCAGTCAGCGCCTTGTTGAACTCGTCGGCATTGGTGACGGCGCGGCCGGGCACGCCCATGCCCTTGGCCAGCGCCACGAAATCCAGCGTCGGCCGGTCGAGCCGCAGCATGTCGTTGGCGCGCTGGCCGGGCTCGCCGGCGCCGACATTGTCGAACTCGCCGCGCAGGATCTGGTAGATGCGGTTGGCGAACACGATGGTGACGATGTTGAGGTTCTCGCGCGCCTGCGTCCACAGCGACTGGATCGTGTACATCGCGCTGCCGTCGCCGACCATGCAGATCACCTTGCGGTCCGGGCAGGCGATCGCGGCGCCGATCGACAGCGGCGTGGAGAAGCCGATCGAGCCGCCCATGTTCTGGAGCCAGTCGTGCGGCGCGGCGGCCGCCGTCGGCGGAAAGAAGGCGCGGCCGGTGGTGAGGGACTCGTCGACCATGATCGCGTTCTCGGGAATCGCGTAGGCGATCGCCTGCGCGATCGAGGCGTGGGTCAGCGCACCGGTCGGCTTGACCAGCTCAGCCAAGGCCTGCGGCTTGACGTCCTTCGCGCTGGCCTTCACGGCGCCGGCCAGGGCTTCCAGCGCCGCGACCGAATTCTCGCCCCAGGAGGTCATGCGATGCACGTCGCAGCCCTCGGGCTTCAGAATGCTCGGCTTGTTCGGATAGGCGAAGAACGCCACCGGATCGTCGGACTCGACCAGCACGATGTGACGGAATTTGGCCAACATCGACAACGCGTTCTCGATCACGTAGTGGATGCGATCGATCGAGAAGCGGCCGCGGCCGCGCGCCATCCTGGGGCGGAAGGTCGGGCCCATCACGGTGCAGCCGGTCTTGGCGGCGATGCGTTCGGCCTGCGCCAGGCCCTGCTCGCTCAGCGCACTGCCGGTCATCAGCAGCAGCGTGCCCTCGCCGTCGCCGTGCAAAATCCTTGCGGCCTGCTCGACCGCTTGCGGCGAGTAGCTGGCACGCTGCTGCTCGGCCGGCACCTCGGCAATGCCGTCGGCCTCGTTCCAGGCGGTGTCGGCGGGCAGGATCAGGGTCGCGATCTGCGGCGGCGCGCTCTTGGCGGCGGCGATGGCCGCGGCGCCGTCAGCGGCGATCGATTTCGAATCCGGCGAGGTGCGGACCCAGGACGACATCGGCCGGGCCAGGCCCTCGATGTCGGACGTCAGCGGCGAGTTATAGCCGATGTGATAGACCGCGTGCTGGCCGACGATGTTGACGATGCCGGAATTCGCCTTCTTGGCGTTATGCAGATTGGCCAGGCCGTTGGCGAGGCCGGGGCCGAGGTGGAGAAGCGTCGAGGCCGGCGTGCCCTTCATGCGGAAATAGCCGTCGGCCGCCCCCGTCACCACGCCTTCGAACAGGCCGAGCACGCAGCGCATGCCCGGCACGCGGTCGAGCGCTGCGACAAAATGCATCTCGGAGGTGCCCGGGTTGGTGAAGCAGACGTCCACCCCACCCTTGACCATCGTCCGCACCAGGCTTTCCGCACCGTTCATTCCAAGGCTCCCGTCATTCCAAGGCTCCCGCAACCGGCCAATTCCAGTGATCCGTCCGATCAATCATTGTTCGCGAGCCCGGTCAAAGCAAGTGCCGGCATCGC
Protein-coding sequences here:
- a CDS encoding class I SAM-dependent methyltransferase gives rise to the protein MPSNFVAKSADGYEAIMGRWSRRLAIPFLKFSDVPAKGCVLDAGCGTGSLTQALAAHRGLTAIEALDFDENFVAALRARTSDPRITAQRGDVCALPYANETFDCVYSLLVLHFVSDAHRAIREMRRVLRPGATAAATVWDTYGGMPSWRLFWDTVRALEPEATDAIPRKRPMTSEGELRSAFESAGFKEVVDTMLAIRMDYINFDDFWHPMVYGQGSFGTLFDGLPEARRDRIRSGVRAAYLAGDNDGPRGFASIAWAVKGTA
- a CDS encoding acetolactate synthase large subunit, whose protein sequence is MNGAESLVRTMVKGGVDVCFTNPGTSEMHFVAALDRVPGMRCVLGLFEGVVTGAADGYFRMKGTPASTLLHLGPGLANGLANLHNAKKANSGIVNIVGQHAVYHIGYNSPLTSDIEGLARPMSSWVRTSPDSKSIAADGAAAIAAAKSAPPQIATLILPADTAWNEADGIAEVPAEQQRASYSPQAVEQAARILHGDGEGTLLLMTGSALSEQGLAQAERIAAKTGCTVMGPTFRPRMARGRGRFSIDRIHYVIENALSMLAKFRHIVLVESDDPVAFFAYPNKPSILKPEGCDVHRMTSWGENSVAALEALAGAVKASAKDVKPQALAELVKPTGALTHASIAQAIAYAIPENAIMVDESLTTGRAFFPPTAAAAPHDWLQNMGGSIGFSTPLSIGAAIACPDRKVICMVGDGSAMYTIQSLWTQARENLNIVTIVFANRIYQILRGEFDNVGAGEPGQRANDMLRLDRPTLDFVALAKGMGVPGRAVTNADEFNKALTEAVAEPGPRLIEVQM